In one Streptomyces sp. NBC_01241 genomic region, the following are encoded:
- a CDS encoding amidase domain-containing protein, which produces MAEVESTVPRAVVTGLDNSRAYRVAVTAHNTFGNGPVSRSALSQPTAVSGGPDLYKTYVQDYLKARGRIKTGASLRAGDAAAESAHGGAFRELLQAQEEGLVGAREALEKRGQSYSSASAELSDVLVRRGENTAEVIVHATVTESETVRTDGVDDKTEARSDKRFTFAVKDGAVVLLTEADDASAGLTLSPTAAAEAQVESEGPEDADLPADDDALDLDDDGFPVTDGVPLVTALASVVDGNGTANWAYKNRGTKWEYKQDCTNFVSKALYYGGHMKFRNGGRKADHSWWQEYYLFGTIKNKTYTWSGAENLRRHVTKYRHSQTISKASSAKVGDVIFFKWKSEKVYNHAAVVRANSRGELHLVQHGIKTLTTLSDVIARYKKKDPIEKILIVRVKDR; this is translated from the coding sequence GTGGCCGAGGTCGAGAGCACCGTGCCCCGCGCGGTAGTCACCGGCCTGGACAACTCCCGCGCCTACCGGGTCGCGGTCACGGCACACAACACCTTCGGCAACGGGCCTGTTTCGCGCTCCGCGCTCTCCCAGCCGACTGCGGTCTCCGGCGGCCCGGACCTATACAAGACGTACGTGCAGGACTACCTCAAGGCACGCGGGCGAATCAAGACCGGGGCAAGCCTCAGGGCCGGGGACGCCGCTGCCGAGTCCGCCCACGGCGGAGCCTTCCGTGAGCTCCTCCAGGCCCAGGAGGAAGGCCTCGTCGGCGCACGAGAGGCCCTGGAGAAGCGCGGCCAGAGCTACAGCTCGGCGTCCGCCGAACTGAGCGACGTGCTGGTGCGCCGTGGCGAGAACACCGCCGAAGTGATCGTGCATGCGACCGTGACGGAGTCGGAGACGGTACGCACGGACGGCGTCGACGACAAAACCGAGGCCCGCAGTGACAAGCGGTTCACCTTCGCCGTCAAGGACGGTGCCGTCGTGCTGCTTACGGAAGCCGATGACGCCTCTGCTGGTCTGACGCTGTCCCCGACCGCCGCCGCCGAGGCTCAGGTGGAATCAGAGGGACCGGAAGATGCCGATCTTCCGGCTGACGACGACGCCCTGGACCTGGACGACGACGGGTTCCCGGTCACCGACGGCGTACCGCTGGTTACCGCTCTCGCCAGCGTCGTCGACGGGAACGGAACCGCGAACTGGGCGTACAAGAACCGTGGTACCAAGTGGGAGTACAAGCAGGACTGCACCAACTTCGTCTCCAAGGCCCTCTACTACGGTGGCCACATGAAGTTCCGGAATGGTGGCCGCAAGGCCGACCACTCCTGGTGGCAGGAGTACTACCTCTTCGGCACGATCAAGAACAAGACCTACACATGGTCCGGGGCTGAAAATCTGCGCCGCCACGTCACCAAGTACCGCCACTCGCAGACCATCTCGAAGGCGAGCTCGGCCAAGGTCGGTGACGTCATCTTCTTCAAGTGGAAGTCGGAGAAGGTCTACAACCATGCTGCGGTGGTACGGGCCAACTCACGCGGTGAGCTCCACCTCGTCCAGCACGGGATCAAGACGTTGACTACGCTCAGCGACGTGATCGCTCGCTACAAGAAGAAGGATCCGATCGAGAAGATCCTGATCGTTCGCGTCAAGGACAGGTGA
- the fusA gene encoding elongation factor G, translating to MRTELHRQLTSALTGVRNLGILAHVDAGKTTVTERILYLTGTTHKRGEVHDGTTVTDFDPQERDRGITIFAAAVSCDWDGHRINLIDTPGHVDFSDEVERSLRVLDGAIAVFDAVAGVEPQSESVWRQADRHGVPRIAFVNKLDRAGADLDAAVASIRERLHAVPLVVQLPIGKEDGFTGVVDLLRMRSLVWADGQGTYEEGEVPDDLREEALRRRRLLAETVAELHPVALEEFCAQSTVSAGTLAAALRDLTRAGEGVVVLCGSAYRNRGIEPLLEAVVAYLPSPLDVPAVRGTLDGAEQERPADPAAPFAALVFKVNATATGRLTYLRVYSGTIRKGDAVLDVGARRSERIGRILRVRAGQHSDVDRAVAGDIVAVIGLKAARAGATLCAPAAPLVLEPPSVADPVVSVAVETRRSIDTDRLVPALARLVEEDPSLTVRTDPETGQTVLSGMGELHLEVAVEKIRRAHGLEVGVGRPQVAHRETVVRGVSGLVYRHVKQDGGAGQFAHVVVDVEPLEAAGDHDAGGGADFVFRSSVVGGRVPQEYVRAVEAGCRDALTEGPLGGHPVTGLRVTLTDGATHSKDSSEMAFRTAGRLALREALRNSAMVLLEPVVEVTVTVPDDAVGGVLGDLAARRGRVSGSTARAGTSVVTATVPLAELFGYATRLRSRTQGRGTFTTRATGYAPAPAAVPHGTTGR from the coding sequence GTGCGTACCGAACTGCACCGTCAACTCACCAGTGCACTGACCGGCGTTCGCAATCTGGGCATCCTCGCCCACGTCGATGCCGGCAAGACCACCGTCACCGAACGGATCCTCTACCTCACCGGCACCACCCACAAGCGGGGCGAGGTCCATGACGGCACGACCGTCACCGACTTCGATCCCCAGGAACGCGACCGCGGCATCACCATCTTTGCCGCGGCGGTGAGTTGTGACTGGGACGGTCACCGGATCAACCTGATCGACACCCCGGGCCACGTCGACTTCTCCGACGAGGTGGAGCGCTCGCTGCGGGTGCTCGACGGCGCGATCGCGGTGTTCGACGCCGTCGCGGGGGTCGAGCCGCAGAGCGAGTCGGTGTGGCGGCAGGCCGATCGGCACGGGGTTCCCCGGATCGCCTTCGTCAACAAGCTGGACCGTGCCGGGGCCGACCTCGACGCGGCGGTCGCGTCGATACGCGAGAGGCTGCACGCGGTCCCGCTGGTGGTGCAGTTGCCCATCGGGAAGGAGGACGGGTTCACCGGAGTGGTGGATCTGCTGCGTATGCGGTCGCTGGTCTGGGCCGACGGTCAGGGCACGTACGAGGAGGGCGAGGTGCCGGACGACCTGCGGGAAGAGGCACTTCGGCGTCGTCGGCTGCTGGCGGAGACCGTGGCGGAACTCCATCCGGTGGCGTTGGAGGAGTTCTGCGCGCAGTCGACGGTCTCCGCAGGGACGCTGGCCGCCGCGCTGCGTGACCTGACCCGTGCCGGTGAGGGCGTCGTGGTGCTGTGCGGTTCGGCCTACCGCAACCGCGGGATCGAGCCGCTGCTGGAGGCCGTCGTTGCCTATCTGCCCTCGCCGCTGGATGTGCCGGCAGTGCGCGGCACCCTGGACGGCGCGGAGCAGGAGCGGCCCGCCGACCCGGCCGCGCCGTTCGCCGCGCTGGTGTTCAAGGTGAACGCGACCGCGACGGGGCGGCTGACGTACCTGCGTGTGTACTCGGGAACGATCCGGAAGGGGGACGCGGTGCTGGACGTGGGCGCGCGGCGCAGCGAGCGGATCGGCCGGATCCTGCGGGTCCGGGCCGGACAGCACTCGGACGTGGACCGGGCGGTGGCCGGGGACATCGTCGCGGTGATCGGGCTCAAGGCGGCACGTGCCGGGGCGACGCTGTGCGCACCGGCGGCGCCCTTGGTTCTCGAACCGCCTTCCGTGGCCGATCCGGTCGTCTCCGTGGCGGTCGAGACCCGCAGGAGCATCGACACCGACCGGTTGGTGCCGGCGCTGGCGCGGCTGGTCGAGGAGGATCCTTCGTTGACGGTCCGGACCGACCCCGAAACGGGTCAGACGGTGCTTTCGGGGATGGGGGAACTGCATCTGGAGGTCGCGGTGGAGAAGATCCGTCGTGCTCACGGGCTGGAGGTCGGCGTCGGCCGGCCGCAGGTGGCCCACCGGGAGACGGTCGTCCGTGGCGTGTCCGGACTGGTGTACCGGCATGTCAAGCAGGACGGCGGCGCCGGGCAGTTCGCTCATGTCGTCGTCGACGTGGAGCCGTTGGAGGCCGCCGGTGACCACGATGCCGGCGGCGGGGCAGACTTCGTGTTCCGGTCGTCCGTCGTCGGGGGCCGGGTGCCGCAGGAGTACGTGCGGGCGGTCGAGGCCGGCTGCCGGGACGCCCTGACCGAGGGCCCGCTCGGCGGTCACCCGGTGACCGGGCTGCGGGTCACGCTGACCGACGGGGCGACCCACTCCAAGGACTCCTCGGAGATGGCGTTCCGGACGGCCGGGCGGCTCGCGCTGCGTGAGGCGCTGCGCAACAGCGCGATGGTGCTGCTGGAGCCGGTGGTGGAGGTCACCGTCACCGTGCCCGACGACGCCGTGGGCGGAGTGCTCGGCGACCTGGCGGCACGGCGCGGCCGGGTCTCGGGCTCGACCGCGCGGGCCGGCACGTCGGTGGTCACCGCGACCGTGCCGCTGGCGGAGCTCTTCGGCTACGCGACCCGGCTGCGCAGCCGGACGCAGGGCCGGGGAACCTTCACCACCCGGGCCACCGGTTACGCCCCGGCGCCGGCCGCGGTACCCCACGGGACGACGGGCCGGTAG
- a CDS encoding class I SAM-dependent methyltransferase encodes MDEEHGLPAARVFDALGAEYERAFADSIPHHASLLRLLEHIPPHSRVLDVGSGTGRPTAQTLADAGHQVLGVDVSPVMVDLAARHVPGATFVCADIRELPLEERSFDVVCSYFSLLQMSRDDQSRLLRRLGRLLLPGGVLAVATVPLDVEDADVVFMGQKVQATSFGAEAFTELVAGAGFTILWEQSGPFTPAYEGAVAEPQLFLHCERV; translated from the coding sequence ATGGACGAAGAGCACGGCCTTCCGGCCGCGAGGGTGTTCGATGCTCTGGGCGCCGAGTACGAGCGGGCGTTCGCCGACTCGATCCCCCACCACGCCTCGTTGCTCCGGCTGTTGGAGCACATCCCACCGCACAGCCGAGTCCTGGACGTGGGCAGCGGAACGGGCCGTCCCACTGCGCAGACCCTGGCCGACGCCGGTCATCAGGTGCTGGGCGTCGATGTCTCGCCCGTCATGGTCGACCTGGCGGCCCGGCACGTGCCCGGTGCGACCTTCGTATGCGCCGATATCCGCGAACTTCCCCTGGAAGAGCGGAGTTTCGACGTGGTGTGCTCGTACTTCTCGTTGCTGCAGATGTCCCGCGACGATCAGTCCCGGCTCCTGCGGAGACTGGGACGACTGCTGCTCCCCGGCGGAGTCCTGGCCGTCGCCACAGTTCCGCTGGACGTGGAGGACGCCGATGTCGTCTTCATGGGGCAGAAGGTGCAGGCGACCAGTTTCGGTGCCGAAGCGTTCACCGAATTGGTCGCCGGGGCCGGATTCACGATCCTGTGGGAGCAGAGCGGTCCGTTCACCCCGGCGTACGAAGGAGCGGTGGCCGAACCCCAGTTGTTCCTGCACTGCGAGCGGGTCTGA
- a CDS encoding DUF2510 domain-containing protein: MTQTSPPGWHPDPGYTGIGPVHERWWDGDRWTDHLRVPPAAARRRRLRIGIGVTAGVVVLAAVGGGLFLLSDDSSGSVKGAAAAPSPAPSGAPGRGPGAPGGGGREGGGSGAPEQRLPGTEDGYATDLTSGISLPVPDGWTGNSGITGAWVSTGEYACPGATSEQCVRGGVSSTPAKALKLDTTTAKATATKDISANATESYGEKIYGGITSHQELRSGPVTVAGQQGYLVRWKVVTKNGDDGYVQSLAFPSPRSKDMLVVVRSGFDINSKAPELSVMDEITKGIKAASGTGSGPGTTA, translated from the coding sequence GTGACCCAGACGAGCCCGCCCGGCTGGCATCCAGACCCCGGGTATACAGGAATTGGCCCCGTTCACGAGCGCTGGTGGGACGGGGACCGGTGGACCGACCACCTCCGCGTGCCGCCGGCCGCGGCCCGGCGCCGCCGGCTGCGTATCGGCATCGGCGTCACCGCCGGTGTGGTGGTGCTCGCCGCCGTCGGCGGCGGTCTCTTCCTGCTGTCGGACGATTCCTCCGGCTCGGTGAAGGGCGCGGCCGCAGCCCCGTCACCCGCACCTTCCGGCGCGCCCGGGCGCGGGCCGGGGGCGCCCGGAGGCGGTGGCCGCGAGGGCGGCGGGAGCGGGGCACCCGAGCAGCGGCTGCCGGGGACCGAAGACGGCTACGCCACGGACCTGACCAGTGGAATCAGTCTCCCGGTGCCCGACGGATGGACGGGCAACTCGGGGATCACGGGCGCGTGGGTGAGCACGGGCGAGTACGCGTGCCCCGGCGCCACGTCCGAGCAGTGCGTGCGCGGCGGGGTGTCGTCCACACCCGCGAAGGCCCTGAAGCTCGACACCACGACGGCGAAGGCCACGGCGACGAAGGACATCTCCGCCAACGCGACGGAGTCCTACGGCGAAAAGATCTACGGAGGCATCACCTCGCACCAGGAGCTCAGGTCCGGGCCCGTCACCGTGGCCGGACAGCAGGGCTATCTGGTGCGCTGGAAGGTGGTGACGAAGAACGGCGACGACGGGTACGTCCAGTCGCTGGCCTTCCCGTCCCCCCGTTCCAAGGACATGCTGGTCGTCGTCCGTTCCGGCTTCGACATCAACTCCAAGGCGCCGGAGCTCTCCGTCATGGACGAGATCACCAAGGGCATCAAGGCGGCGTCGGGAACGGGCTCCGGTCCGGGCACCACCGCATAG
- a CDS encoding crotonase/enoyl-CoA hydratase family protein: MNEEPAVRIERDGPVFTVILSRPGVRNAVDGPTAARLADAFREFDADADAAVAVLWGEGGTFCAGADLNGIGTERGNKVLPEGDGPMGPTRMSLSKPVIAAVSGHAVAGGLELAIWCDLRVAEDDAVFGVYCRRWGVPLVDGGTVRLPRLIGESRAMDMILTGRPVPAPEAYAMGLANRIVPTGEARRAAEQLAREIAAFPQLCLRHDRLSAREQHGLSELDALAAEYHHGLVPLTAGETQAGADRFGGGAGRHGSFDD, translated from the coding sequence ATGAACGAGGAACCAGCGGTACGGATCGAGCGCGACGGCCCCGTGTTCACGGTGATCCTCAGCCGCCCCGGGGTCCGTAACGCCGTGGACGGTCCAACAGCCGCCCGACTCGCCGACGCCTTCCGCGAGTTCGATGCCGACGCCGATGCGGCCGTCGCCGTGCTGTGGGGCGAGGGCGGTACGTTCTGTGCCGGTGCCGACCTGAACGGCATCGGTACGGAACGCGGCAACAAGGTCCTGCCCGAGGGCGACGGGCCGATGGGGCCGACCCGGATGAGCCTGAGCAAGCCCGTCATCGCGGCGGTCTCGGGTCACGCGGTGGCCGGGGGGCTGGAGCTGGCCATCTGGTGCGATCTGCGGGTGGCCGAGGACGACGCGGTGTTCGGTGTGTACTGCCGCCGCTGGGGAGTGCCGCTGGTCGACGGCGGAACCGTACGGCTGCCGCGCCTGATCGGCGAGAGCAGGGCCATGGACATGATCCTCACCGGGCGCCCCGTCCCGGCCCCGGAGGCGTACGCCATGGGGCTCGCCAACCGGATCGTTCCGACCGGTGAGGCTCGGCGCGCGGCGGAGCAACTCGCCCGGGAAATCGCCGCGTTCCCGCAACTGTGCCTGCGCCACGACCGGCTCTCGGCGCGCGAGCAGCACGGCCTGAGCGAGCTGGACGCCCTGGCTGCGGAGTACCACCACGGCCTGGTGCCGCTCACCGCGGGAGAGACGCAGGCGGGTGCCGACCGCTTCGGGGGCGGTGCGGGCCGTCACGGGTCCTTCGACGACTGA
- a CDS encoding FadR/GntR family transcriptional regulator, which yields MPVEWQPVRQSRTHELVLQSIEERVFSGELRAGDRLPPERELAPVLGVSRSALREALRVLETIGVLVAQPGRGPDAGARIVRNPDDALGRLLRLHFALGSYSLEDVLEARVVLERSSFEAAARHASPEGLDEAEALVVRMGEPDVGVSEFNDLDTRFHVHIARSSGNELTSTLTSAVRESVRPLILRALEEAEDWPATAAALNAEHTGLLGLVRAGEGVKAADLVERHIRSLHGTLVDENSDRARGDS from the coding sequence ATGCCCGTCGAATGGCAACCCGTACGGCAGTCCCGTACGCATGAACTCGTGCTCCAGAGCATCGAGGAGCGGGTGTTCTCCGGTGAGCTGAGGGCGGGCGACCGATTGCCGCCCGAGCGTGAGCTCGCGCCGGTGCTCGGGGTCAGCCGGTCCGCGCTGCGCGAGGCGCTGCGGGTGCTGGAGACCATCGGTGTGCTGGTCGCACAGCCGGGCCGGGGGCCGGATGCCGGGGCGCGGATCGTACGCAACCCCGACGACGCGCTCGGGCGGCTGCTGCGACTCCACTTCGCGCTGGGCAGCTACAGCCTGGAGGACGTCCTGGAGGCGCGCGTCGTGCTGGAGAGGTCCAGTTTCGAGGCGGCCGCACGGCATGCATCCCCGGAGGGCCTCGACGAGGCGGAGGCGCTGGTCGTGCGGATGGGGGAGCCCGATGTCGGGGTGTCGGAGTTCAACGACCTGGACACCCGGTTCCATGTGCACATCGCCCGAAGCTCCGGCAATGAACTGACCTCCACGCTCACCTCCGCCGTTCGCGAGTCGGTGCGACCGCTGATCCTGCGGGCGCTGGAGGAGGCCGAGGACTGGCCGGCCACGGCCGCCGCGCTCAACGCGGAGCACACCGGGCTGCTCGGGCTGGTACGCGCCGGCGAGGGCGTGAAGGCCGCAGACCTCGTCGAGCGGCACATTCGCAGCCTCCACGGCACGCTGGTCGATGAGAACTCCGACCGCGCGCGAGGGGATTCCTGA
- a CDS encoding (Fe-S)-binding protein yields the protein MRIGLFATCLGDTLFPEAVKSTAVLLARLGHDVVFPPGQTCCGQMHVNTGYQREPVPLVRNFAEQFGDASIDAVVMPSGSCAGSVRHQHEIVAERYGDAALRAGVATVKAKTYELSELLVDVLDVTDVGAYFPHRVTYHPTCHSLRMLRVGEKPLKLLRAVESIDLVELPEADACCGFGGTFAIKNAETSTAMLQDKMRNIATTGAEVCTAGDSSCLMHIGGGLSRISSGTRTLHLAQILSSTRTSPYVPTEAVR from the coding sequence ATGCGCATCGGACTCTTCGCCACCTGTCTGGGAGACACGCTCTTCCCCGAGGCGGTGAAATCGACCGCGGTCCTGCTCGCCCGACTGGGCCACGACGTGGTGTTCCCGCCCGGGCAGACCTGCTGCGGCCAGATGCACGTCAACACCGGATACCAGCGCGAACCCGTGCCCCTGGTGCGGAACTTCGCCGAGCAGTTCGGTGACGCGTCGATCGACGCCGTCGTCATGCCGTCCGGCTCGTGCGCGGGCTCGGTCCGGCATCAGCACGAGATCGTCGCCGAGCGGTACGGGGACGCGGCGCTGCGCGCGGGGGTCGCCACCGTCAAGGCCAAGACGTACGAGTTGTCGGAGCTCCTCGTCGACGTCCTGGACGTCACCGATGTCGGCGCGTACTTCCCGCACCGTGTGACGTACCACCCCACCTGCCACTCCCTGCGCATGCTCCGCGTCGGTGAGAAGCCACTGAAGCTGCTCCGCGCCGTCGAATCCATCGACCTCGTCGAGCTCCCCGAGGCCGACGCCTGCTGCGGATTCGGCGGCACCTTCGCCATCAAGAATGCCGAGACGTCGACGGCGATGCTCCAGGACAAGATGCGCAACATCGCCACCACGGGAGCCGAGGTCTGCACCGCGGGCGACTCGTCCTGTCTGATGCACATCGGCGGCGGACTCTCCCGTATCTCTTCGGGCACCCGCACCCTGCACCTCGCGCAGATCCTCTCCTCCACCCGCACCTCGCCGTACGTCCCGACGGAGGCCGTCCGATGA
- a CDS encoding lactate utilization protein B, whose product MSSTFLGMPATPPRSPYGTGNLRGDRTFPAAAHDELRNEQLRRNLGRATHTIRAKRLNVTGELPDWEQLRDAGSAIKTDTMNRLPELLEQLERKVTEHGGTVHWARDGVEANEIVTRLVKATGSTDVIKVKSMATQEIGLNEHLESAGITPYETDLAELIVQLAHDKPSHILVPAIHRNRDEIRQIFLKEIPGVDPGLDNVPAHLAAAARTYLREKFMTTKVAVSGANFGIAETGTLCVVESEGNGRMCLTLPDTLITVMGIEKVLPHHQDLEVFLQLLPRSSTGERMNPYTSMWTGVTPGDGPQDFHLVLLDNGRTAALADRIGREALNCIRCSACLNVCPVYERAGGHAYGSTYPGPIGAVLTPQLAGMHAAKDDPNSSLPYASSLCGACFDACPVKIDIPSLLVELRHQHTEQSGTTAEKLVMKAAAGVMKRPKLFTAAQKGAAIGRVIAGRDGKISHLPPPFNGWSDSRDTAAPPKQSFRSWLASAEGAATMRAAADEHKKNAADEHEKSKKNEKEGK is encoded by the coding sequence ATGAGCAGCACCTTCCTCGGCATGCCCGCCACCCCGCCCCGTTCCCCGTACGGGACCGGCAATCTGCGCGGCGACCGGACGTTCCCCGCCGCCGCCCACGACGAACTCCGCAACGAACAACTGCGCCGCAATCTCGGCAGGGCGACCCACACGATCCGCGCCAAACGCCTGAACGTCACCGGCGAACTGCCCGACTGGGAGCAGCTGCGCGACGCAGGTTCGGCCATCAAGACCGACACCATGAACCGGCTCCCCGAACTCCTGGAACAACTGGAGCGGAAAGTCACCGAGCACGGCGGCACCGTCCACTGGGCGCGCGACGGAGTCGAGGCCAACGAGATCGTCACGCGGCTCGTCAAGGCGACGGGCAGCACCGACGTCATCAAGGTCAAGTCGATGGCCACCCAGGAGATCGGCCTCAACGAGCATCTCGAATCGGCCGGCATCACCCCGTACGAGACGGACCTCGCCGAACTGATCGTGCAGCTCGCGCACGACAAGCCGTCGCACATCCTGGTCCCTGCGATCCACCGCAACCGCGACGAGATCCGGCAGATCTTCCTCAAGGAGATCCCGGGCGTCGACCCGGGCCTCGACAACGTCCCCGCGCATCTCGCCGCCGCGGCCCGCACCTATCTGCGCGAGAAGTTCATGACGACCAAGGTGGCGGTCTCCGGCGCCAACTTCGGCATCGCCGAGACCGGCACCCTCTGTGTCGTCGAGTCGGAGGGCAACGGGCGCATGTGCCTGACCCTGCCCGACACCCTGATCACCGTCATGGGTATCGAGAAGGTGCTGCCGCACCATCAGGACCTCGAAGTCTTCCTGCAGTTGCTGCCGCGCTCCTCCACCGGCGAACGGATGAACCCGTACACCTCGATGTGGACCGGGGTGACACCCGGCGACGGACCACAGGACTTCCACCTGGTCCTGCTCGACAACGGGCGCACCGCGGCGCTCGCCGACCGGATCGGGCGCGAGGCCCTCAACTGCATCCGCTGCTCGGCCTGCCTCAACGTCTGTCCGGTGTACGAACGGGCGGGCGGCCATGCGTACGGATCGACGTACCCCGGACCGATCGGTGCGGTCCTCACCCCGCAGCTCGCCGGGATGCACGCGGCCAAGGACGATCCCAACAGCTCGCTGCCGTACGCCTCCAGCCTCTGCGGCGCCTGCTTCGACGCCTGCCCGGTCAAGATCGACATTCCGTCGCTGCTGGTCGAGCTGCGCCACCAGCACACCGAGCAGTCCGGCACGACGGCGGAGAAACTGGTGATGAAGGCGGCGGCCGGAGTGATGAAGCGACCGAAGCTGTTCACGGCCGCACAGAAGGGGGCGGCGATCGGCCGCGTCATCGCCGGGCGGGACGGGAAGATCTCGCATCTGCCACCGCCGTTCAACGGCTGGAGCGACAGCCGCGACACAGCCGCCCCGCCGAAGCAGTCCTTCCGCTCCTGGCTGGCGTCGGCCGAGGGCGCCGCGACGATGCGCGCCGCCGCCGACGAGCACAAGAAGAACGCCGCCGACGAGCACGAGAAGAGCAAGAAGAACGAGAAGGAGGGGAAGTGA
- a CDS encoding LutC/YkgG family protein, translated as MTTARDTVLGRIKDALALAPTPDTTVPRTYRTGRTLPDDERLALFTDRLVDYKAHVHTCTADRTAATVAEVLRERGARRIGVPAGLDPAWLGVYDGEVQQDSDTIPAPRLDALDGVVTASAVSCAETGTIFLDGSPDQGRRALSLVPDLHVCVVDLSSVEVGVPEAVARLVPERPTTLISGPSATSDIELERVEGVHGPRTLVVVIRTDA; from the coding sequence GTGACGACCGCTCGCGACACGGTACTGGGCAGGATCAAGGACGCCCTGGCCCTCGCCCCCACCCCGGACACCACCGTCCCGCGCACCTACCGCACCGGCCGTACCCTCCCCGACGACGAACGACTGGCCCTCTTCACCGACCGGCTCGTCGACTACAAGGCACACGTCCACACCTGCACCGCCGACCGCACGGCCGCGACCGTCGCCGAAGTGCTGCGGGAGCGCGGCGCCCGGCGGATCGGAGTGCCGGCCGGACTCGACCCGGCGTGGCTCGGCGTCTACGACGGTGAGGTCCAGCAGGACTCCGACACCATCCCGGCGCCCCGGCTCGACGCTTTGGACGGGGTCGTCACCGCCTCGGCCGTCAGCTGCGCCGAGACCGGGACGATCTTCCTGGACGGCTCGCCCGACCAGGGGCGGCGGGCGCTGTCCCTCGTCCCCGATCTGCATGTGTGCGTCGTCGACCTGTCGAGCGTCGAGGTCGGGGTACCGGAGGCGGTGGCCCGGCTCGTTCCGGAGCGTCCTACGACGTTGATCAGCGGCCCCTCGGCCACGTCCGACATCGAGTTGGAACGAGTGGAGGGTGTGCACGGTCCGCGCACTCTGGTGGTGGTGATCCGGACCGACGCGTAG